ATCCAAAGGCGCGCGCGTGCACACCGGCGGCAAGGTGGAGCGCCATGGCGGGGGATTGTGGATCCGGCCCACCGTCCTCTCCAACGTCGACCACACGATGGCAGTGATGACCGAGGAGACGTTCGGTCCGGTCCTGCCCGTGATGGCGTTTGAGGATGTGGATGAGGCGGTCGCGCTGGCCAATGACACGGTCTACGGCCTGTCCGCGGCGGTGTTCGCCGGTGATCTTGATGAGGCTGAAGCCATCGCACGGCGCCTGGAAGCGGGCGCGGTCTCGCTCAATGACGCGGCGCTGACGGCGCTGTTCTATGAGGCGGAAAAGCAGAGCTTCCGGCAATCGGGCCTTGGGCCGTCACGCATGGGCGCAGCCGGACTGACCCGCTTCTACCGCCGCCAGGCGCTGATCGCCAATACCGGCGCGCCCGCCCCGCTGGCGGCGTTCCGCGAAGAGGGGTGAGGTGGTGCGGCGTCAGCCCAGGTGAATATAGACCAGCGCGGCGAGATAGGCGGCATAGCCGCCCGACAGCACCACGCCCGCCACGCGGCCGATGGGCCGCTGGGTGAACACGAAGGCCGCGCCGGCCAACATGGCGCCGGCCATGACCCAGAAATCAAAGCGCAGGAAGATCGGGTCCACGGTGACCGAGACGCCGGCCAGATGCGCCGACACCGCGGTCAGCCCGCCCACGGCGGCGATGTTGAAGATGTTCGATCCGATGATATTGCCGAACGCCATGGCGGCCTGCTTGCGCACGGCGGCGACGATGGCGGTGGCGAGCTCGGGCAGGCTGGTGCCGACGGCGAGCAAAGTGAGGCCGATGACCGCTTCGCTGATGCCCAGCTGACGGGCCAGCACCGAGCCGTTGGACACCACGAAATGGGCGCCCAGCGGCAACAGGACGAGGCCCACGATCAGGAAGACCGAGATCATGAGGGCCGTGCGCGGCAGGCCGTCCATATTGTCCACGTCGGTCATTTCTGACAGCAGCGGATCGGCGGCGGCCTTGGGCCGGGTGGCGGACCAGGCGAGCCAGAGCACGTAGAGGACGATGGCCCCGATCAGCACCCAGCCTTCGCGCAGGCCGAACTCGCCGTTCAGGCCCAGGGCGATGAACACGGCGGTCAGGACGGCGGCGATGGCGGTGTTGGTGCGCACGCCCGGCGCGCGGGTGACCAGCGGGGCGAACAGGGCCGCCACGCCGAGCACGAGCAGGATATTGGCGATGTTGGAGCCGACGATATTGCCGTAGGCGAGGCCCGGCGCGCCCTGGATCGCGGCGGCCACCGAGACCACCATTTCCGGTGCGCTGGTGCCGAAAGCCACCACCGTGAGGCCGACCACCAGCGGCGGCACGCCCATCTTGCGCGCCATGGCCGTGGCGCCGCGCACCAGCACGTCGCCGCCTGCCAGCAGCAGCACAATCCCGATGACGACCATCAGGATCAGGAGGAGATTTTCAGCCAAGGGCGCAGCCCCCGCTCAGCGACGGATTCGCGCTAGTCGAGGCGCTTGTT
The window above is part of the Hyphomonadaceae bacterium ML37 genome. Proteins encoded here:
- a CDS encoding calcium/sodium antiporter; the encoded protein is MAENLLLILMVVIGIVLLLAGGDVLVRGATAMARKMGVPPLVVGLTVVAFGTSAPEMVVSVAAAIQGAPGLAYGNIVGSNIANILLVLGVAALFAPLVTRAPGVRTNTAIAAVLTAVFIALGLNGEFGLREGWVLIGAIVLYVLWLAWSATRPKAAADPLLSEMTDVDNMDGLPRTALMISVFLIVGLVLLPLGAHFVVSNGSVLARQLGISEAVIGLTLLAVGTSLPELATAIVAAVRKQAAMAFGNIIGSNIFNIAAVGGLTAVSAHLAGVSVTVDPIFLRFDFWVMAGAMLAGAAFVFTQRPIGRVAGVVLSGGYAAYLAALVYIHLG